From the genome of Thermococcus chitonophagus, one region includes:
- a CDS encoding hydrogenase large subunit, producing MTKKVEYWVKVPFGPIHPGLEEPEKFILTLDGERIVSVDVKLGYNLRGIQWIAMRRNYVQVMYLAERICGICSFSHNHTYVRAVEEMAGIEVPERAEYIRAIIGELERIHSHLLNLGVVGHDIGYDTVLHLTWLAREKVMDMLEAITGNRVNYSMMTIGGVRRDIEEKHKRLLLEMIKYYREVLPQIEDVFLHDSTIEARLRDSAIIPRKLAIEMGAVGPTGRGSGVREDARWSEKLGVYPDLGIKPVMPEDVTGEKARGDIYDRMAVRIGELWQSLELIEHALDQMPEGKIKTFPKDNVLVAKLKILGDGEGIGRYEAPRGELVHYVKGKKGRDGPVRWKMREPTFPNLFAIAKGLEGNQLADVVVAIASIDPCLSCTDRVAVVKDGKKFVLTEKDLLRLSIKKTREINPEVKGDPTPAGVGCSRGVLL from the coding sequence ATGACAAAGAAAGTGGAATATTGGGTTAAAGTACCCTTTGGGCCAATTCACCCTGGGCTTGAAGAGCCCGAAAAGTTCATTCTAACGCTAGACGGTGAGAGGATAGTTAGCGTTGACGTTAAGCTAGGATATAATCTGAGAGGCATTCAGTGGATAGCAATGAGGAGGAACTACGTGCAAGTAATGTATCTAGCTGAAAGAATATGTGGAATATGCTCTTTCTCTCACAATCACACTTACGTTAGAGCAGTTGAAGAAATGGCAGGAATAGAAGTGCCAGAAAGGGCAGAGTACATAAGGGCCATAATAGGGGAACTCGAAAGGATACACTCCCACCTACTCAACCTAGGTGTCGTTGGGCACGATATAGGTTACGACACCGTCCTTCACCTGACTTGGTTGGCTAGGGAGAAAGTTATGGACATGCTCGAGGCGATAACTGGAAACAGGGTTAACTATTCGATGATGACCATTGGTGGCGTTAGGAGGGATATAGAAGAGAAGCACAAGAGGTTATTGCTTGAAATGATCAAGTACTACCGTGAAGTCCTTCCTCAGATTGAAGACGTGTTCCTGCACGATTCAACGATTGAAGCCAGGTTAAGGGACTCGGCTATAATCCCCAGGAAACTTGCGATTGAGATGGGGGCAGTTGGTCCCACTGGCAGAGGTTCAGGGGTCAGAGAAGATGCGAGGTGGAGTGAGAAATTGGGGGTCTACCCAGATCTTGGAATAAAGCCAGTGATGCCCGAAGATGTCACTGGGGAAAAGGCTAGGGGGGACATATATGACAGAATGGCCGTCAGAATAGGTGAGCTATGGCAGAGCCTTGAGCTAATAGAGCACGCTCTAGATCAGATGCCCGAGGGCAAAATTAAGACATTCCCAAAGGACAACGTCCTAGTTGCAAAGCTGAAGATCCTTGGAGATGGAGAGGGTATAGGAAGGTATGAAGCTCCAAGAGGTGAGCTTGTCCACTACGTTAAGGGCAAGAAGGGAAGGGATGGCCCAGTAAGGTGGAAGATGAGAGAGCCAACGTTCCCGAACCTCTTCGCTATAGCCAAGGGACTAGAGGGTAACCAGCTGGCCGATGTTGTTGTTGCAATTGCATCGATAGATCCATGCCTCAGCTGTACTGACAGGGTCGCCGTGGTAAAGGATGGGAAGAAGTTCGTTCTAACAGAAAAGGATCTCCTCAGGCTTTCTATAAAGA
- a CDS encoding NADH-quinone oxidoreductase subunit C translates to MSKEEEFVEIVKQKFPEANVEIKENKWGRRRVWISVPRESFRDFMKFLKEYDEDAHYSIAIEEDVGDAIDFSIHLLLKYEDTPAISLIVKTSVPKDDPVLPDISDIFPISLQFEREAMEMIGIDFENAPDKRRLFLPDDFPEGIYPLRLDDKGIPEEMVKNAGHPYLLRRGK, encoded by the coding sequence ATGAGTAAGGAAGAAGAGTTTGTTGAAATAGTTAAGCAGAAGTTTCCTGAGGCAAACGTTGAAATCAAGGAGAATAAGTGGGGGAGAAGAAGAGTTTGGATAAGTGTACCTAGGGAGAGTTTTAGGGACTTCATGAAGTTCCTGAAAGAGTATGATGAAGATGCTCACTACTCAATTGCGATAGAGGAAGATGTTGGAGATGCCATAGACTTCAGCATTCACCTCCTATTAAAGTATGAGGACACTCCAGCGATTTCATTGATAGTCAAGACAAGCGTTCCCAAGGATGATCCGGTGCTTCCCGATATAAGCGACATATTCCCCATTTCACTTCAGTTCGAGAGGGAAGCTATGGAAATGATTGGAATAGACTTTGAAAATGCTCCAGACAAGAGGAGGCTATTCCTTCCCGACGACTTCCCAGAGGGCATATACCCTCTGAGACTTGATGATAAGGGTATTCCTGAAGAGATGGTGAAGAACGCAGGTCACCCCTACCTGCTAAGGAGGGGTAAGTGA
- a CDS encoding NADH-quinone oxidoreductase subunit B family protein, which yields MTIKVPADQGNPQERKRLERRIAQLCRFIGRSPWVFHVNSGSCNGCDIEIIAALTPRYDAERFGVKLVGSPRHADVLIVTGPVTNQSLERVKLVYEQTPDPKVVIAVGACPTGGSVFYESPFTNAPLDNVIPVDVFVPGCPPRPEAILHGVVLALEKLAKMIKGEAPPEEGEE from the coding sequence ATGACGATTAAGGTCCCCGCTGATCAAGGTAATCCCCAGGAAAGGAAGAGGCTTGAAAGGAGAATTGCACAACTCTGCAGGTTTATCGGAAGATCACCTTGGGTGTTCCACGTAAACAGCGGAAGCTGTAACGGATGTGACATTGAGATAATTGCGGCTTTAACTCCTCGATATGATGCTGAGAGATTCGGAGTAAAGCTAGTGGGGAGCCCGAGGCATGCGGATGTTCTAATAGTCACCGGGCCGGTAACCAATCAGAGCTTGGAGAGGGTAAAGCTAGTGTACGAGCAAACCCCCGATCCAAAGGTGGTAATTGCTGTGGGTGCCTGTCCAACGGGAGGAAGCGTATTCTACGAGAGCCCATTCACGAATGCCCCCCTTGACAACGTGATTCCAGTAGACGTCTTCGTCCCAGGATGCCCACCAAGACCGGAGGCTATCCTTCATGGGGTTGTTTTAGCTCTAGAAAAACTTGCGAAGATGATTAAGGGTGAAGCACCCCCAGAGGAGGGAGAAGAATGA